In the genome of Streptomyces racemochromogenes, one region contains:
- a CDS encoding DUF6000 family protein produces MIRHDPEMQALYRRYCLPGRRYLKLGGAVLRLPREEYEPFALALAADAKAVSDAELTILFEGSWRERRTAAWLIAVSRRDHFRERLGELLLESEVCFAGAAYCVALASFGTTRDADLLAAYLDRYLRRPDLAYDQPTAVGALAYTDSVLHGDRAGHFLQEGGLWPQWFREARHMQGDDSISNRLGGIRLACAVIDECAAT; encoded by the coding sequence GTGATCCGCCACGACCCCGAGATGCAAGCCCTGTACCGCCGTTACTGCCTCCCCGGGCGCCGCTACCTGAAGCTCGGCGGAGCGGTACTTCGGCTGCCGCGCGAGGAGTACGAGCCCTTCGCCCTTGCACTGGCCGCTGATGCGAAGGCTGTGTCCGACGCCGAGCTCACCATCCTATTCGAAGGCAGCTGGCGCGAGCGGCGGACCGCGGCATGGCTCATCGCCGTCTCACGCCGTGACCACTTCCGCGAGCGTCTGGGAGAGCTGCTGCTGGAGAGCGAGGTCTGCTTCGCGGGTGCGGCCTACTGCGTAGCGCTCGCGAGTTTCGGCACCACACGCGACGCCGACCTCCTCGCCGCCTACCTGGACCGCTACCTGCGTCGGCCCGACCTCGCCTACGACCAGCCCACCGCCGTGGGCGCCCTCGCGTACACCGACTCCGTCCTGCACGGCGACCGGGCCGGCCACTTCCTCCAGGAGGGCGGGCTGTGGCCGCAGTGGTTCCGGGAGGCGCGCCACATGCAGGGCGATGACAGCATCTCCAACCGCCTGGGCGGCATTCGCCTCGCCTGCGCCGTCATCGACGAATGCGCCGCTACCTGA
- a CDS encoding Gfo/Idh/MocA family oxidoreductase — protein sequence MRTLRTGVIGLGWAGTVHARTLAALPGIDLVALADLDPSKRASFPQVPTFDGLEPLLRLGLDYCVIATPTATHEEYALALAAAGVPALIEKPLAPTGEAAWRIHDAFTRAGVFAAVGHTERHQAPVAELARRLHHDEFGDLWQVTTRRQGPYSGRILDVGVTLDLLVHDVDLASWIVGQPVESVTAATRCLAGPYEDTVTATTVLRGGVLAHHHADWITPFKDRTLQVHTEAGVLTADTIAGTLTHHPNAARPTGFGAFPGVAAGQKRTIAVVRREPPFTIEHQLMRDALAGSAVRGLVTLAEGAAAVAATEAVLTAASTGHRVPVPARQPALT from the coding sequence ATGCGCACACTGCGTACCGGCGTCATCGGGCTGGGCTGGGCCGGCACCGTCCACGCCCGCACCCTGGCCGCCCTGCCCGGCATCGACCTCGTGGCCCTGGCCGACCTGGACCCGTCCAAGCGCGCCAGCTTTCCCCAAGTGCCCACCTTCGACGGTCTGGAACCGCTGCTGCGCCTCGGCCTGGACTACTGCGTCATCGCCACGCCGACCGCGACGCACGAGGAATACGCCCTGGCTCTCGCGGCCGCCGGCGTGCCCGCACTGATCGAGAAGCCGCTCGCACCCACGGGCGAGGCCGCCTGGCGCATCCACGACGCCTTCACCCGCGCCGGGGTCTTCGCCGCGGTCGGCCACACCGAGCGCCACCAGGCCCCCGTCGCCGAGCTCGCCCGCCGCCTGCACCACGACGAGTTCGGTGACCTGTGGCAGGTCACCACCCGCCGCCAGGGCCCCTACTCCGGGCGCATCCTGGACGTCGGCGTCACCCTCGACCTGCTCGTCCACGACGTCGACCTCGCCTCCTGGATCGTCGGCCAGCCCGTCGAGTCGGTCACCGCCGCCACCCGCTGCCTGGCCGGCCCCTACGAGGACACCGTCACCGCGACGACCGTGCTGCGCGGAGGCGTCCTGGCCCACCACCACGCGGACTGGATCACCCCCTTCAAGGACCGGACCCTCCAGGTCCACACCGAGGCGGGGGTACTGACCGCCGACACCATCGCGGGCACGCTCACCCACCACCCCAACGCCGCCCGGCCGACAGGGTTCGGCGCCTTCCCCGGCGTAGCCGCAGGCCAGAAACGCACGATCGCGGTCGTCCGGCGCGAGCCGCCGTTCACGATCGAGCACCAGCTCATGCGCGACGCCCTCGCCGGCAGTGCGGTGCGCGGCCTGGTCACCCTCGCTGAGGGCGCGGCCGCCGTCGCCGCGACCGAAGCCGTTCTGACCGCGGCCAGCACCGGTCACCGCGTGCCCGTTCCCGCCCGTCAGCCGGCCCTCACCTGA
- a CDS encoding helix-turn-helix domain-containing protein, with protein MTQSLATPAGNSAAADLVLGSHLAAQRKRAGVGLGEAAKRIRVLPSTVTQYETGAAPIPENELCSLMSLYGQTPEAIRDARQLLHQAKPDEFRDYGGWARNRLRALEARAQRITAFPCWDEPAVMAAQLLYWTGLALTRGIELGVLPHDHGITSRTGVLIEVTMAGTADRVWVDDVTSPVYSTGQPGSSRSALLRQVEAHVLSPRDSLQAVREAADRWADSGVAALPRTHTFGRRREPDPAVP; from the coding sequence GTGACCCAATCCCTTGCCACCCCAGCCGGAAACTCTGCTGCCGCGGACCTCGTTCTCGGATCCCACCTGGCCGCGCAGCGCAAGCGCGCCGGCGTGGGTCTGGGGGAGGCCGCCAAACGGATCCGCGTGCTCCCCTCCACCGTCACCCAGTACGAGACCGGCGCAGCACCGATCCCGGAGAACGAGCTGTGCTCGCTGATGAGCCTCTACGGCCAGACACCGGAGGCGATCCGGGACGCCCGGCAGCTGCTGCACCAGGCGAAGCCGGACGAATTCCGGGATTACGGCGGCTGGGCCCGTAACCGCCTCCGCGCGCTGGAGGCCCGAGCCCAGCGCATCACCGCTTTCCCATGCTGGGACGAACCCGCCGTGATGGCCGCGCAGCTCCTGTACTGGACCGGCCTCGCGCTCACCCGCGGCATCGAACTCGGGGTCCTGCCGCACGACCACGGCATCACCTCGCGCACCGGGGTGCTCATCGAGGTCACCATGGCCGGCACCGCAGACCGGGTCTGGGTCGACGACGTCACTTCGCCGGTCTACTCCACCGGGCAGCCCGGATCCAGCCGCAGCGCACTCCTGCGGCAGGTCGAGGCACACGTGCTCAGCCCACGGGACAGCCTTCAGGCCGTACGCGAGGCCGCTGACCGGTGGGCCGATTCTGGCGTGGCTGCGTTGCCCCGGACCCACACGTTCGGCCGGCGTCGGGAACCGGACCCCGCAGTGCCGTAG
- a CDS encoding ATP-binding protein, translating to MANLLSAPLSGDRGAAAGVPGHLTQDLTLSAKSVRHARKIVTESVCMWGRDDVAFDVGIVVAELLTNVLQHADPPQRDAVKRARLVVQVLLGLPTTGHLVVVVHDDDPTMPAERRADEGALGGRGLTLVRGLTEELAFVPADGGKDVVAVFSLNETGKAAA from the coding sequence ATGGCGAACCTTCTCAGCGCACCTCTCTCGGGGGACCGTGGCGCGGCCGCGGGTGTACCGGGGCACCTGACGCAGGACTTGACGCTGTCGGCGAAGAGCGTCCGCCACGCCAGGAAGATCGTGACGGAGAGCGTCTGCATGTGGGGGCGTGATGACGTTGCCTTCGACGTTGGCATCGTGGTGGCCGAGCTGCTGACGAATGTCCTCCAGCACGCGGATCCGCCCCAGCGTGATGCGGTGAAGAGGGCTCGTCTGGTTGTGCAGGTCCTCCTCGGTCTTCCGACCACCGGCCATCTGGTTGTCGTGGTCCACGACGATGACCCCACGATGCCGGCGGAGCGCCGAGCCGACGAAGGCGCACTCGGTGGGAGAGGGCTGACTCTCGTCCGCGGGCTTACCGAGGAGCTGGCTTTCGTTCCGGCGGACGGCGGCAAGGACGTCGTCGCCGTCTTCTCGCTGAACGAGACGGGCAAGGCCGCAGCGTGA
- a CDS encoding glycosyltransferase family 2 protein, whose product MSREDAASKRSVDVVVLTMNDRDHEFRAAMASVLAQEDVDLQLVIVGNGVAPDYVPAGARAVTLATNTGIPEGRNVGAKAASAGAEFVLFFDNDAVLPDPRTLAQLIAEFDRHPTAAYVQPRIADPSTGETLRRWVPRLRAGDARRSGVVTVMAEGVVLIRRADFEAAGGWPGHFFLFHEGIDLSWRLWDLGRTGWYAGDIEVHHPATNPARHGPFYRMVARNRVWVARRRLPAPLVPVYLAAWVVISVWRFRSSGNLGVWFRGFAEGLRGGQGERRPMSWRTVWRLTRAGRPPII is encoded by the coding sequence GTGAGCAGGGAAGACGCTGCGTCCAAGCGCTCGGTTGACGTGGTCGTGCTCACGATGAACGACCGGGATCACGAGTTCCGTGCGGCGATGGCCTCTGTCCTGGCCCAGGAGGACGTTGACCTCCAGCTGGTGATCGTCGGCAATGGAGTGGCGCCTGACTACGTCCCTGCCGGGGCGCGAGCCGTCACCCTCGCCACGAATACGGGTATCCCGGAGGGCCGGAACGTCGGTGCCAAGGCGGCTTCCGCCGGCGCCGAGTTCGTCCTGTTCTTCGACAACGACGCAGTCCTCCCTGACCCGCGCACCCTTGCGCAGCTGATCGCCGAGTTTGACCGGCATCCGACGGCTGCATACGTGCAGCCCCGCATCGCCGATCCCTCCACGGGCGAGACGCTCCGCCGATGGGTGCCCCGGCTGCGTGCAGGTGATGCCCGGCGGTCGGGTGTGGTGACCGTCATGGCCGAGGGCGTGGTGCTGATCCGCCGCGCAGATTTCGAGGCCGCGGGGGGATGGCCCGGACACTTCTTCCTCTTCCATGAGGGTATCGACCTGTCGTGGCGCTTGTGGGACCTAGGACGGACCGGCTGGTACGCCGGCGACATCGAGGTGCACCACCCGGCGACGAACCCGGCCCGGCACGGGCCGTTCTACCGGATGGTCGCCCGTAACCGGGTGTGGGTCGCTCGCCGCCGTCTTCCGGCACCTCTGGTACCGGTCTACCTTGCGGCCTGGGTCGTGATCAGCGTGTGGCGGTTCCGGTCGTCGGGAAACCTCGGAGTCTGGTTCAGGGGGTTCGCGGAGGGGCTGCGCGGAGGCCAGGGGGAGCGCCGCCCGATGTCGTGGCGGACGGTGTGGCGGCTGACGCGCGCCGGCCGCCCGCCGATCATCTGA
- a CDS encoding IclR family transcriptional regulator domain-containing protein produces the protein MNQAQESWSHDEFLPGGLPRAKAAVPYDTPGAHFRLMTTAGCPAPVPEPLGVAVGEEAAKELDALCEKVVFDVQACRRIALLAGGHPFAAEGAFAFGCLLHLVGDGEGATFWWQFAAGAEEAEAAYCLMLDHLRRAELEDAALWQERLAHTGYVADDGWRDRAAAAREQRERLNTVAAYAYEHDHEDLGPVHTPTARLAKALLALVLAAPRPGNQGEQLLPPPSLPVPMPTSAPVPGAPASAGPRTEGSRRESHEEDPGSVEPSADHSAPTASSGPGTGTGLSEKGLVGGKLWIPPGSSPDPGHTPAQWEDSLRILDVLHLVREAAPVSVPQIALTAGITMSMAASLMSWLADNSLTRPLADGLHGPGPLLAELDSGRNVLQAVLEQLRDETGAAVYVSTYTDGEIVVPHRAFGPDAPEVTITADFKESVNTHSVGKSLLSQLTPEQRKDLLYRRPPMTLTERSIVDTDVLFDTIDRYGPQGAHFDVLEYSTANVCAGISLPLAGQAWCIALALPAAEHGRLLAAADKLSNRSTGLLLALLLALHPESATRKAEATRTETADTTGTAAPAQEDAGSRLWKPPGLSLPPSLSTHHIPPRHLLLVTPH, from the coding sequence ATGAACCAGGCACAGGAGTCCTGGTCGCATGACGAGTTTCTCCCCGGCGGCCTACCCCGAGCCAAGGCCGCCGTCCCCTACGACACTCCCGGCGCCCACTTCCGTCTGATGACCACGGCCGGCTGCCCCGCCCCGGTCCCCGAGCCCCTCGGAGTCGCCGTCGGCGAGGAGGCTGCGAAAGAATTGGACGCCCTGTGCGAGAAGGTCGTCTTCGATGTGCAGGCCTGCCGGCGGATCGCCCTGCTGGCCGGCGGGCACCCCTTCGCCGCCGAGGGCGCCTTCGCCTTCGGCTGCCTGCTTCACCTGGTCGGCGACGGCGAAGGCGCGACGTTCTGGTGGCAGTTCGCTGCCGGCGCCGAGGAGGCCGAAGCCGCCTACTGCCTGATGCTCGACCACCTGCGCCGCGCCGAGCTGGAGGACGCGGCCCTGTGGCAGGAACGCCTCGCACACACCGGGTACGTTGCCGACGACGGCTGGCGCGACCGCGCGGCCGCCGCCCGCGAGCAGCGAGAGCGTCTGAACACGGTGGCCGCCTACGCCTACGAGCACGACCACGAAGACCTGGGCCCGGTCCACACGCCCACGGCCCGCCTCGCCAAAGCCCTCCTCGCCCTCGTGCTCGCCGCCCCGCGTCCGGGGAACCAGGGCGAGCAGCTGCTGCCTCCGCCTTCTCTCCCGGTCCCGATGCCGACAAGCGCGCCCGTCCCCGGCGCGCCCGCCTCGGCGGGGCCGCGGACGGAGGGCAGCCGCCGGGAGAGCCACGAGGAGGATCCCGGCTCCGTCGAACCGAGCGCCGACCACTCCGCGCCCACTGCCTCCTCTGGGCCAGGGACCGGGACCGGGTTGTCCGAGAAAGGTCTCGTCGGCGGGAAGCTGTGGATCCCGCCCGGCAGCAGCCCCGACCCCGGGCACACGCCAGCGCAGTGGGAGGACTCGCTGCGGATCCTGGACGTCCTGCACCTGGTGCGCGAAGCCGCCCCCGTCTCCGTCCCCCAGATCGCCCTGACCGCCGGCATCACCATGTCCATGGCCGCGTCCCTCATGTCCTGGCTGGCCGACAACAGCCTCACCCGGCCGCTCGCAGACGGCCTTCACGGGCCCGGTCCGCTGCTCGCCGAGCTCGACAGCGGCCGCAATGTGCTCCAGGCCGTCCTGGAGCAGCTCCGCGACGAGACCGGCGCGGCCGTCTACGTCAGCACCTACACCGACGGTGAGATCGTCGTCCCCCACCGCGCGTTCGGCCCCGACGCCCCCGAGGTCACCATCACCGCCGACTTCAAGGAGTCCGTCAACACGCACTCCGTCGGCAAAAGCCTCCTCTCCCAGCTCACCCCCGAACAGCGAAAGGACCTCCTGTACCGGCGGCCGCCAATGACCCTGACCGAGCGCAGCATCGTCGACACCGACGTCCTCTTCGACACCATCGACCGCTACGGCCCCCAAGGCGCCCACTTCGACGTCCTGGAGTACTCCACGGCGAACGTGTGCGCGGGGATCTCCCTGCCCCTGGCCGGGCAGGCCTGGTGCATCGCCCTGGCCCTGCCCGCCGCCGAGCACGGCCGGCTCCTCGCCGCAGCCGACAAACTCAGCAACCGCTCGACCGGTCTGCTGCTCGCGCTGCTCCTCGCCCTGCATCCCGAGTCCGCCACCAGGAAGGCCGAGGCCACCCGTACCGAAACAGCCGACACCACTGGCACCGCGGCTCCCGCCCAGGAGGACGCGGGGTCCCGCCTCTGGAAGCCCCCAGGGCTGAGCCTCCCGCCATCCCTGTCCACCCACCACATCCCGCCCCGGCACCTCCTCCTCGTCACCCCGCACTAG
- a CDS encoding ATP-binding protein has translation MHLTALRYQGNVRVAVEVLNVLVDNALRHGTPMPAPDGARIGIRLALISCGGLAIEVRDLVGAFPQFDAAVRGEFGRGLWAAGRAGAQFSWCLHDGADSKTVRAELPASRNTDV, from the coding sequence GTGCACCTCACGGCCCTGCGGTACCAGGGCAACGTACGCGTCGCCGTCGAGGTGCTGAACGTGCTCGTGGACAACGCCTTGCGGCACGGAACGCCGATGCCGGCGCCTGACGGCGCCCGCATCGGGATACGGCTGGCGCTCATTTCCTGCGGCGGCCTCGCGATCGAGGTCCGCGACCTCGTGGGCGCCTTCCCGCAGTTCGACGCCGCGGTGCGCGGCGAGTTCGGGCGCGGGCTGTGGGCGGCGGGCCGCGCGGGCGCCCAGTTCAGCTGGTGCCTCCACGACGGAGCCGACAGCAAGACCGTCCGCGCGGAGCTTCCCGCCAGCCGCAACACCGACGTCTAG
- a CDS encoding sigma-70 family RNA polymerase sigma factor, with protein MSEVDTAEHGDARGAARAPYGRLIPTLRLPHAPEHWTAEEEAAFRAFHKMFGSKFAKYAQRQLGNRFDAEDAVHITFEVVVRIWPEVAAMEYPASYAWKVLKNRIADVLRDRARISPVEDDRLAEELDREVLGMDPAERAAVRLSVEEALRRLPERQREAVVLHRMVGMSTPETAEVMGVEEDTVRMHLKRAKSRLTRLLRDDAERRRQG; from the coding sequence GTGAGCGAGGTGGACACCGCCGAGCACGGCGACGCAAGAGGCGCAGCCCGCGCCCCGTACGGGCGCCTGATCCCGACGCTGCGACTGCCCCATGCCCCGGAGCACTGGACCGCGGAGGAGGAAGCCGCGTTCCGTGCCTTCCACAAGATGTTCGGGTCCAAGTTCGCGAAGTACGCCCAGCGGCAGCTAGGCAACCGGTTCGACGCCGAGGACGCGGTCCACATCACCTTCGAGGTGGTGGTGCGGATCTGGCCTGAGGTGGCGGCGATGGAATACCCGGCGTCCTACGCCTGGAAGGTTCTCAAGAACCGGATCGCCGATGTCCTGCGCGACCGGGCGCGCATCAGCCCGGTCGAGGACGACCGGCTGGCCGAGGAACTCGACCGGGAGGTCCTCGGTATGGATCCGGCCGAGCGGGCCGCGGTCCGGCTCAGCGTGGAGGAAGCGCTGCGGCGGCTGCCGGAGCGGCAGCGCGAAGCGGTGGTCCTCCACCGGATGGTGGGGATGAGCACCCCGGAGACCGCCGAGGTGATGGGGGTCGAGGAGGACACCGTGCGGATGCACCTCAAACGGGCCAAGTCCCGCCTGACGCGACTCCTTCGTGACGATGCTGAAAGGAGGCGGCAGGGATGA
- a CDS encoding NAD(P)-dependent oxidoreductase, translating into MSAQTHGSLTGARVLITGGAGFIGTALRNALSAARARPALLDNLSAYGPTTTSLLGTGPDDPDLTVGDINDETVVGRLVAEADYVVHAAAHSTVHGCTTDPKTAVRSNLTGTDTVLRAVAGARNVRRFLLLSTAQVYGHGTPDIPRAEQAGVFAEDQQLDPLNVYANSKLWAEGHTRQLLDAAERDFAILRPFSVYGPGQVPKPGAASWVVAQFTMYAALGQQLPLNNGGHQVRDFIHRDDVAEAVMRALTVPAASGQTLNLGTGVPTAVRDVAEHVRRRFPDAEIIDAPRVAQDPLGACADITRMRAVLDWEPSVGVEEGIDRYVQWVNTTPNSIPDWMRAETTTSRIAAWQTPTGHPR; encoded by the coding sequence GTGTCCGCTCAGACCCACGGCAGCCTGACCGGCGCCCGCGTCCTGATCACCGGCGGCGCCGGCTTCATCGGCACCGCGCTGCGCAACGCCCTGTCCGCAGCCCGCGCGCGCCCGGCTCTGCTGGACAACCTCAGCGCGTACGGCCCCACCACCACCAGCCTGCTGGGCACCGGCCCCGACGACCCCGACCTGACCGTCGGGGACATCAACGACGAGACGGTCGTCGGCCGGCTGGTCGCCGAGGCCGACTACGTCGTCCACGCCGCGGCCCACTCCACCGTCCACGGCTGCACCACCGACCCCAAGACGGCCGTCCGGTCCAACCTCACCGGCACCGACACCGTGCTCCGGGCCGTCGCCGGCGCCCGCAACGTCCGCCGCTTCCTCCTGCTCTCCACCGCCCAGGTCTACGGCCACGGAACCCCCGACATCCCGCGCGCCGAGCAAGCCGGCGTCTTCGCCGAGGACCAGCAGCTGGACCCCCTGAACGTGTACGCGAACTCCAAGCTGTGGGCCGAGGGCCACACCCGCCAGCTCCTGGACGCGGCCGAACGCGACTTCGCCATCCTGCGCCCCTTCAGCGTGTACGGCCCTGGCCAGGTCCCCAAGCCCGGCGCCGCCTCCTGGGTGGTGGCCCAGTTCACGATGTACGCCGCGCTGGGGCAGCAGCTCCCGCTGAACAACGGCGGTCACCAGGTCCGCGACTTCATCCACCGCGACGACGTCGCCGAAGCCGTCATGCGCGCCCTGACCGTCCCCGCCGCATCCGGACAGACCCTCAACCTCGGCACCGGCGTCCCGACCGCGGTCCGCGACGTCGCCGAGCACGTCCGCCGCCGCTTCCCGGACGCCGAGATCATCGACGCGCCCCGCGTCGCCCAGGACCCGCTCGGCGCCTGCGCCGACATCACCCGCATGCGGGCCGTCCTGGACTGGGAGCCGTCCGTGGGCGTCGAGGAGGGCATCGACCGCTACGTGCAGTGGGTGAACACCACCCCGAACTCCATTCCGGACTGGATGCGGGCCGAGACCACCACCAGCCGCATCGCTGCCTGGCAGACACCCACCGGTCACCCGCGCTGA
- a CDS encoding aminoglycoside phosphotransferase family protein, translating into MTNTAAPAIDALHEACSIAGFDAREAQPIRVAENQIWRLPQGVIVRIAPADTGSSAAREITVARWLAECGIPVVRPLTVEQPLQRAGRVVTFWEELPPHAHGSTEDVAAALKELHTLPLPNFDIGHLDPFVRIPERLSAALTLTSDDRKWLVDLHGDLAGEWEAGLPPGLPTAPVHGDAWPGNVVRLDQGAWLLMDLERFSAGPPEWDLVSTAVRATTTGAVTPAEYEAFCDIYGHDVTTWAGYNVLARARELRMATYAAQHAVGDPRWQPEAQHRIDCLRGRHGPRPWHWTGIL; encoded by the coding sequence ATGACGAACACGGCGGCACCGGCCATTGACGCGCTGCACGAAGCCTGCTCCATAGCCGGCTTCGACGCGCGCGAAGCCCAACCGATTCGCGTGGCGGAGAACCAGATCTGGCGGCTGCCCCAAGGGGTCATCGTACGCATCGCACCAGCCGACACGGGCAGCTCGGCCGCCCGCGAGATCACCGTCGCCCGCTGGCTCGCGGAATGCGGGATCCCCGTCGTGCGACCCCTGACCGTAGAGCAACCCCTTCAGCGAGCCGGACGAGTCGTGACGTTCTGGGAAGAGCTCCCACCCCACGCTCACGGTTCGACCGAGGACGTCGCCGCAGCGCTCAAGGAGCTCCACACCCTTCCCCTTCCCAACTTCGACATCGGCCACCTGGACCCCTTCGTCCGCATCCCCGAACGCCTCTCCGCCGCCCTGACACTGACCAGTGACGACCGGAAGTGGCTCGTGGACCTGCACGGCGACCTCGCCGGAGAGTGGGAGGCCGGTCTCCCACCCGGCCTCCCCACCGCCCCCGTCCACGGCGACGCCTGGCCCGGCAACGTTGTACGGCTCGACCAAGGCGCATGGCTGCTGATGGACCTGGAACGCTTCTCCGCCGGACCGCCTGAATGGGACCTCGTCTCCACCGCCGTACGGGCCACAACCACCGGCGCAGTCACCCCCGCGGAGTACGAGGCCTTCTGTGACATCTACGGGCACGACGTAACAACCTGGGCCGGCTACAACGTCCTTGCCAGGGCCCGTGAACTCCGCATGGCAACCTACGCCGCCCAGCACGCGGTCGGCGACCCACGATGGCAGCCCGAAGCACAACACCGCATCGACTGCCTGCGCGGTCGGCACGGACCCCGCCCCTGGCACTGGACGGGCATCCTGTAG
- a CDS encoding HNH endonuclease family protein: MLRGLPALALCALPLLAAAPTAHSSPTSPSTTPAAAAVPAAARAPLPLFEAIDQLTVAPEHREGYRRDLYKHWNKGLNSGDGCDTRKEVILGEAVQAPQVAAGCKLTGGSWRSAYDDVVVTDAARLDVDHFVPLAEVFDSEKTAWSAARREAYANDQDSPDTLIAVSAASNRSKADKDPAEWLPSDGSYHCTYAATWVGTKLRWDLAVDENERQALLGLAEDCPTTTVVYEPALVA, encoded by the coding sequence ATGCTGCGCGGCCTGCCCGCGCTAGCCCTCTGCGCCCTCCCCCTCCTCGCCGCCGCTCCCACCGCGCACTCCTCCCCCACCAGCCCGAGCACCACCCCGGCGGCTGCGGCCGTGCCGGCGGCAGCTCGCGCTCCGCTGCCGCTCTTCGAAGCGATCGACCAGCTGACCGTCGCCCCCGAGCACCGCGAGGGCTACAGGCGGGACCTGTATAAGCACTGGAACAAGGGCCTGAACTCCGGGGACGGGTGCGACACCCGCAAGGAGGTCATCCTCGGCGAGGCCGTGCAGGCGCCGCAGGTCGCGGCCGGCTGCAAGCTGACCGGCGGCTCCTGGCGCTCCGCGTACGACGACGTCGTGGTGACGGACGCCGCTCGGCTTGATGTCGACCACTTTGTTCCGCTGGCGGAGGTGTTCGACTCGGAGAAGACGGCGTGGTCGGCGGCGCGACGCGAGGCGTACGCGAACGACCAGGACAGCCCGGACACCCTGATCGCGGTCTCCGCCGCCTCCAACCGCAGCAAGGCCGACAAAGACCCGGCCGAGTGGCTGCCCTCCGACGGCTCCTACCACTGCACGTACGCCGCGACCTGGGTCGGGACGAAGCTGAGGTGGGACCTGGCCGTCGACGAGAACGAGCGACAGGCCCTCCTCGGGCTCGCCGAGGACTGCCCCACGACCACCGTCGTCTACGAGCCCGCCCTGGTCGCCTGA